Proteins encoded together in one Pseudomonas sp. Seg1 window:
- a CDS encoding aldose epimerase family protein, protein MLQSRHLLSGLGLSLMIATLSANAAGLSAEHTAFGKTNDGTPVEQYILRNSHGMQATVITYGATLQSLKVADKHGKFDDVVLGFDDVQGYQKGTAYFGATIGRFGNRLAEGAFELDGKRYQVPQNDKTNALHGGTSGFDKKVWKAQETKDKDSVGVTLTYLSPDGEMGFPGNLTTEVTYRLTDNNELRIDYKASTDKPTVLNLTNHSYFNLAGAGNGDILKQVATLHASHYTPVTAKLIPTGELAPVAGTPMDFSKPTAIGTHIKADHPQLKFAEPKQGGFDFNWALDTKGDVNKVAAEVSDPQSGRHLQLFTNEPGVQFYTSNFLDGTVKGKGGKVYPHWGAFTLETQHYPDSPNQPDFPSTRLDPGQTYTQSVVLKFSAK, encoded by the coding sequence ATGCTTCAATCCCGTCACCTGCTCTCCGGCCTCGGACTCTCTCTGATGATCGCCACCCTTTCCGCCAACGCGGCGGGCCTCAGCGCCGAACACACAGCCTTCGGCAAAACCAATGACGGCACGCCCGTCGAGCAATACATCCTGCGCAACAGCCATGGCATGCAAGCCACCGTCATCACCTACGGCGCGACCCTGCAATCGCTGAAAGTGGCGGACAAGCACGGCAAGTTCGACGACGTGGTGCTCGGCTTCGATGATGTGCAGGGCTATCAGAAAGGCACCGCGTATTTCGGCGCGACCATCGGCCGCTTCGGCAATCGCCTCGCCGAGGGCGCGTTCGAACTCGATGGCAAGCGCTATCAAGTGCCGCAGAACGACAAGACCAATGCCCTGCACGGCGGCACATCAGGCTTCGATAAAAAAGTCTGGAAAGCGCAGGAAACCAAGGACAAGGATTCGGTCGGCGTGACCCTGACCTATCTGTCGCCGGACGGCGAAATGGGATTTCCAGGCAACCTCACCACTGAGGTGACCTATCGCCTCACCGACAACAACGAACTGCGCATCGACTACAAGGCCAGCACCGACAAACCGACGGTGCTCAACCTGACCAACCACAGTTACTTCAATTTGGCCGGCGCCGGAAATGGCGACATTCTCAAACAGGTCGCGACCCTGCATGCCAGTCATTACACCCCCGTCACGGCCAAGTTGATCCCGACCGGCGAACTGGCGCCGGTAGCCGGCACGCCGATGGATTTCAGCAAACCGACAGCGATTGGCACGCATATAAAAGCTGATCATCCGCAGTTGAAATTCGCCGAACCAAAACAGGGCGGCTTCGATTTCAATTGGGCGCTGGATACCAAGGGTGATGTAAACAAGGTCGCCGCTGAAGTCAGCGATCCGCAGTCAGGCCGGCATCTGCAACTGTTTACCAACGAACCGGGCGTGCAGTTCTACACCAGCAACTTCCTCGACGGCACGGTCAAGGGCAAGGGTGGCAAGGTGTATCCGCATTGGGGGGCGTTTACTCTGGAGACGCAGCACTATCCTGACTCGCCGAACCAGCCGGACTTCCCGAGTACGCGTCTGGACCCAGGGCAGACTTACACCCAAAGCGTGGTGCTGAAGTTCTCCGCAAAATAG
- a CDS encoding DUF4174 domain-containing protein, producing the protein MLIRSMTLTLLLAIAGPLFAADNDSPTAGDLGRARPLIVIAQSTVDPVWVSLKKSLEDPASKKGVADRNIKVYTILNMTGQLDGKDMGQQDTMALLRSLKLGAGAYPKVFLVGKDGETKLSASGDEAKSVDLKKIFDTVDALPATEKDIAPPSVATTPAATEPATKGAKGAKPSKPAKPAKPPEMPDD; encoded by the coding sequence ATGCTCATCAGGTCAATGACCCTGACACTCTTGCTGGCGATTGCCGGCCCCTTGTTCGCCGCTGACAACGATTCGCCGACTGCTGGAGACTTGGGCCGCGCCCGACCGCTGATCGTCATCGCGCAAAGCACCGTTGACCCCGTGTGGGTGAGCCTGAAAAAGTCGCTGGAGGACCCTGCCAGCAAAAAAGGTGTGGCCGACCGCAACATCAAGGTTTACACCATCCTCAACATGACCGGTCAGCTCGATGGCAAGGACATGGGCCAACAAGACACCATGGCGTTGCTGCGCTCGCTGAAGCTGGGTGCTGGTGCTTATCCGAAAGTCTTCCTGGTGGGCAAGGACGGCGAGACCAAACTCTCGGCATCGGGGGACGAAGCGAAATCGGTGGACCTGAAGAAAATCTTCGACACCGTTGATGCGTTGCCAGCCACTGAGAAGGACATCGCGCCCCCGTCCGTGGCGACTACACCAGCGGCCACCGAACCGGCCACGAAAGGCGCGAAGGGCGCCAAGCCGAGCAAACCGGCGAAACCGGCCAAACCACCGGAAATGCCGGATGACTGA
- a CDS encoding DUF4265 domain-containing protein translates to MVDEGSVEHIRVYAGKNSKGAVFESLPARKLAEHTYELLSSPGLALNLARGDVVSLENSQTHAEILRRGGNFCIHIYSSHISPERLARLEADVGNHLNGTLDGVYKGNLTLAIPAKTGMDNIALFFDAFREETGLQWYYANVYKNIDDIEDETLLYWWLGDGANSTKN, encoded by the coding sequence ATGGTAGACGAAGGATCTGTAGAACATATTCGCGTGTATGCCGGAAAGAACTCCAAAGGGGCGGTGTTTGAATCTTTACCCGCGAGAAAACTGGCTGAGCATACCTATGAATTGCTTTCATCACCGGGGCTGGCGTTGAATCTGGCCAGAGGCGATGTGGTTTCCCTGGAAAATTCTCAGACACACGCCGAGATACTGAGAAGGGGAGGTAATTTCTGTATTCACATCTATTCCAGCCACATTTCGCCAGAGCGTCTGGCGAGGCTGGAGGCGGACGTTGGCAACCATCTCAACGGTACCTTGGACGGCGTATACAAAGGGAATTTGACTTTGGCCATTCCCGCGAAGACCGGAATGGATAACATCGCACTGTTCTTCGACGCGTTCCGCGAGGAGACCGGGCTTCAATGGTATTACGCGAACGTTTACAAGAATATCGATGATATAGAAGACGAAACGCTTCTCTACTGGTGGCTGGGCGATGGCGCGAACAGCACAAAAAATTAA
- a CDS encoding MFS transporter: protein MTDPASADFSRVDRTARADKLPYAALLAFAMTGFIAILTETLPAGLLPQIGAGLNVSEVLAGQLVTLYALGSIVAAIPLTVATRGWPRRRVLLMTVGGFLLFNTITTFSSHYGLTLASRFLAGMAAGLSWGIMAGYARGIVPVHQQGRALAIAMLGTPVALSLGTPAGTWLGNLIGWRASFGIMSALALVLAAWIVIAVPDRPGQASDERLPLLESLRLPGVRPVLFVVLTWMLGHNILYTYISPFLLQAGLADRVDLVLLVFGLCSLVGIWIIGSLVDRWLRWLTLISLAVFALTALVLALITPSALLIYACMAVWGLSFGGSATLLLTSAADSAGEHVDVVQAMLTTSWNVAIAGGGLFGGLLLDRAGAMSFPWALLILSLIALATVWINKTHSFKPGRRQH from the coding sequence ATGACCGACCCCGCAAGCGCCGATTTCAGCCGTGTCGATCGCACCGCTCGTGCCGACAAACTGCCCTATGCCGCGTTGCTGGCGTTCGCCATGACCGGTTTCATCGCCATCCTCACCGAAACCCTGCCGGCCGGGCTGCTGCCTCAGATCGGCGCAGGGCTGAACGTCAGCGAAGTGCTCGCCGGGCAACTGGTGACGCTGTATGCGCTGGGCTCGATTGTCGCGGCGATACCCCTGACCGTTGCCACGCGCGGCTGGCCTCGGCGGCGTGTGCTGCTGATGACGGTGGGCGGGTTTCTGCTGTTCAACACCATCACTACGTTTTCCAGCCATTACGGTTTGACCCTGGCTTCGCGCTTTCTCGCCGGGATGGCGGCGGGGCTGTCGTGGGGGATCATGGCCGGGTATGCACGCGGGATCGTGCCGGTGCATCAACAGGGGCGGGCGCTGGCGATTGCCATGCTCGGCACACCAGTGGCGTTGTCGTTGGGCACGCCGGCGGGGACATGGCTGGGCAATCTGATCGGCTGGCGTGCCTCGTTCGGGATCATGTCGGCGCTGGCCCTGGTGCTGGCGGCGTGGATCGTCATCGCAGTGCCGGATCGACCGGGGCAGGCCAGTGATGAACGTCTGCCATTGCTCGAATCGTTGCGTCTGCCGGGCGTGCGGCCGGTGCTGTTCGTGGTGCTGACGTGGATGCTCGGGCACAACATTCTCTACACCTACATCTCACCGTTTCTGCTGCAGGCCGGTCTTGCGGACCGGGTCGATCTGGTGTTGCTGGTGTTCGGCCTGTGTTCGCTGGTGGGGATCTGGATCATCGGCTCGTTGGTGGATCGCTGGTTGCGCTGGCTGACGCTGATCAGTCTCGCGGTATTTGCACTAACGGCACTGGTGTTGGCGCTGATTACACCGTCAGCATTGCTCATTTATGCCTGCATGGCGGTGTGGGGCTTGTCGTTTGGTGGCTCGGCCACCTTGCTACTGACCTCGGCGGCGGACTCGGCCGGTGAGCATGTCGACGTGGTGCAAGCGATGCTCACCACCTCATGGAACGTGGCGATTGCCGGCGGCGGATTGTTTGGCGGCTTGTTGCTGGATCGGGCAGGCGCGATGTCGTTTCCGTGGGCGCTGCTGATCCTTTCGCTGATCGCCTTGGCGACGGTGTGGATCAACAAAACCCACAGCTTCAAACCTGGACGACGCCAGCATTGA
- a CDS encoding autotransporter outer membrane beta-barrel domain-containing protein, producing MFALGVRFSRVSVSGALLIMGATPMSASAASCDTTTCLTMPQSHVMVDDGSWFAVGTGGQLSDSSVRLGTLQILDAGTATGTTVKGTGTLQVLDDGQVDNSVVENGLMVVAGSATALTTRVINGNFEVAGNAEVSDTALDGGTMYVYWDATAKNTRIANAGLTAYMSGSLQQTTINQAGTVSLADQASSRDTVVNHGGTLASVAGTGVFNTTVNRGGLMVLGAGAGASDTTLNSGGVLQLKGDATLRGANRIDGQVEFADPAITGTFHTLNIDGPLNGNGTFLMNTDLASLRGDLLKVQGPISDLQTLVVADSGNVPSAAQQALLLVDGNDGRGDFQLYGNTVDAGAYRYSLQKQGDDWYLAKPSVSTPDIEEPQTPAPISNPEPLVVPPPVILPTPTAIAPPIKQADSLSKGANAAVAGQAAAAALLGVQNNSMQQHFADLRSGQDQGGVWTRGYGTEQRIDTGSSRAFRQQVNGVEIGADKGFALDHGNLYVGGLFGQGQGRQDFGERSKGTVDSTTLGGYANYQDRGGVYVDGALKYSRFDNEIKITSNLGDSVKAHYDSHALSAQAQVGKVIDLGQGWFVEPQAGLDVARISGGRYTASNGLDVKQEAMSSVQSRVGGQFGRELQLDQGLRLKPYVKAAWVTEHAGDSSVRVNGARLDSRLPGSRAELGGGLQLTAAQNHHVYVEGQYVNGRDIEQPWAVNVGYRYNW from the coding sequence ATGTTTGCGTTGGGTGTGCGTTTTTCTCGGGTTTCGGTGTCGGGCGCGTTGCTGATCATGGGGGCCACGCCGATGTCGGCCAGTGCCGCCAGTTGTGATACGACGACGTGTCTGACCATGCCGCAGAGCCATGTGATGGTCGACGATGGCAGCTGGTTCGCCGTCGGCACTGGCGGGCAACTGAGCGACAGCAGCGTCAGGCTTGGCACCCTGCAGATTCTGGATGCGGGCACGGCGACCGGCACCACGGTAAAGGGCACTGGCACACTGCAAGTTCTCGACGATGGGCAAGTCGACAACAGCGTTGTCGAGAATGGCCTGATGGTGGTCGCCGGTTCCGCCACAGCGCTGACCACCCGTGTGATCAACGGCAATTTTGAAGTGGCAGGAAACGCCGAGGTCAGCGATACCGCACTCGACGGCGGCACGATGTACGTCTACTGGGATGCCACGGCCAAGAACACCCGCATCGCCAACGCCGGGTTGACGGCCTACATGTCCGGCAGCCTGCAACAGACCACGATCAATCAGGCTGGCACGGTGTCACTCGCCGACCAGGCTTCGTCCCGCGACACCGTCGTCAATCACGGCGGGACTCTCGCCAGCGTCGCTGGCACGGGGGTGTTCAATACCACGGTGAATCGCGGTGGCCTGATGGTCCTCGGGGCGGGTGCCGGTGCGTCGGATACCACGCTGAACAGCGGCGGGGTCCTGCAACTCAAGGGCGATGCAACGTTGCGCGGTGCCAACCGGATCGACGGCCAGGTTGAGTTTGCCGACCCCGCAATCACCGGCACCTTCCACACCTTGAACATCGACGGGCCGTTGAACGGCAACGGCACTTTTCTGATGAACACTGACCTGGCTTCATTGCGCGGGGATCTGCTCAAGGTGCAAGGCCCGATCAGCGATCTGCAGACGTTGGTCGTCGCCGACTCGGGGAATGTCCCCAGCGCTGCGCAACAAGCATTACTGCTGGTCGACGGCAACGACGGCCGTGGTGATTTCCAGCTCTACGGCAATACGGTGGATGCCGGAGCCTATCGTTATTCGCTGCAAAAACAGGGCGATGACTGGTATCTGGCCAAGCCGTCGGTCAGCACGCCGGATATCGAGGAGCCGCAGACGCCTGCACCCATCAGCAATCCCGAGCCGCTGGTGGTGCCACCGCCCGTAATCCTGCCGACGCCCACAGCTATTGCGCCCCCCATCAAGCAGGCCGACAGCTTGAGCAAAGGCGCCAATGCCGCCGTGGCTGGGCAAGCCGCTGCAGCAGCATTACTCGGCGTGCAGAACAACAGCATGCAACAACATTTTGCCGATCTGCGCTCAGGTCAGGACCAGGGTGGCGTATGGACTCGCGGTTACGGCACCGAGCAACGCATCGACACCGGCAGCAGCCGTGCCTTCCGTCAGCAGGTCAACGGTGTCGAAATCGGCGCCGACAAGGGGTTCGCCCTCGACCATGGCAACTTGTACGTGGGCGGCTTGTTCGGTCAGGGTCAGGGCCGGCAGGATTTCGGCGAACGCAGTAAAGGCACTGTCGACAGCACAACGTTAGGCGGTTATGCCAATTACCAGGATCGCGGCGGCGTTTATGTGGACGGCGCGCTGAAATACTCGCGGTTCGACAACGAAATCAAGATCACCAGCAACCTTGGCGATTCGGTCAAGGCGCATTACGACAGCCATGCGCTCAGTGCCCAGGCGCAGGTTGGCAAGGTCATCGATCTGGGTCAGGGCTGGTTCGTCGAGCCGCAAGCCGGGCTGGATGTGGCGCGGATCAGTGGCGGCCGGTACACCGCCAGTAATGGCCTGGACGTCAAACAGGAGGCAATGTCCTCGGTGCAGAGCCGTGTGGGTGGGCAGTTCGGTCGGGAACTGCAACTGGACCAAGGCCTACGACTGAAACCTTACGTGAAAGCGGCTTGGGTGACTGAGCATGCCGGGGACAGTTCGGTGAGGGTCAACGGTGCAAGACTGGACAGTCGTTTGCCGGGATCTCGTGCGGAACTGGGTGGCGGGTTGCAGCTAACCGCGGCGCAGAATCATCATGTTTATGTCGAAGGGCAGTACGTCAACGGCCGCGATATCGAGCAGCCCTGGGCGGTGAATGTCGGCTATCGCTACAACTGGTAA
- a CDS encoding Imm15 family immunity protein produces MKLTDFYSKVIGQEPYNDMGVFFSSYESFEEIPLVSRYSRLAFLQAQMSSDRVSDFLTGLAVFLLNSIKALTAAGADNKHFYAVTYTDFEALEEQGVAIPNIFVYPKPSSIGFVEKLKSDPVATVSREMEEVRRHFSNCGVETLFDFYESRFYDVACGEDIVRVFAVPKSFENDR; encoded by the coding sequence ATGAAGCTGACAGACTTTTACAGCAAGGTGATTGGCCAGGAACCCTATAACGATATGGGGGTGTTCTTTTCAAGCTATGAGAGTTTTGAAGAGATACCGCTTGTTTCACGATACAGCCGATTGGCGTTTTTGCAGGCGCAGATGAGCAGTGACCGAGTCTCCGATTTTCTGACCGGTCTCGCCGTATTTCTTCTGAACTCAATAAAGGCGTTGACTGCGGCGGGCGCTGATAACAAGCACTTTTATGCTGTGACTTACACCGATTTCGAAGCTCTGGAGGAGCAGGGTGTAGCGATCCCCAATATCTTTGTTTATCCAAAACCATCCTCTATTGGTTTTGTGGAGAAATTAAAGAGTGACCCCGTCGCAACGGTGTCGCGAGAGATGGAAGAAGTCAGGAGGCATTTTTCCAACTGCGGTGTAGAGACGCTCTTCGATTTCTACGAAAGCAGGTTTTATGACGTTGCCTGTGGTGAGGATATTGTCAGGGTTTTTGCCGTTCCCAAGAGCTTCGAAAACGATAGATGA
- a CDS encoding GNAT family N-acetyltransferase: MHIDYLCDHPELIEELAELNFKEWGEFRTGDTLEARTERMRAACGKGAIPSVVVAIEDGRLLGGALLIDSDMKTRPDLTPWLAGVYVKAEERGRGIASQLVNRIVEEAAGLGVRELYLYTDAAQSLYARLGWEVVEDLVYEDLPVTIMKYTFAD; the protein is encoded by the coding sequence ATGCACATCGACTATCTTTGCGATCACCCCGAACTGATTGAAGAACTGGCCGAACTCAACTTCAAGGAGTGGGGTGAGTTCCGGACAGGTGACACCCTTGAGGCGCGCACCGAACGCATGCGCGCGGCATGCGGCAAAGGCGCGATTCCCAGCGTCGTGGTGGCGATTGAAGACGGCAGGTTGCTCGGTGGCGCGCTACTGATCGACAGCGATATGAAAACCCGCCCGGACCTGACGCCGTGGCTGGCCGGTGTTTATGTGAAAGCCGAAGAACGCGGGCGCGGGATCGCTTCGCAACTGGTCAATCGAATCGTTGAAGAGGCTGCGGGGCTGGGTGTGCGGGAGTTGTATCTGTACACCGACGCAGCGCAATCACTTTATGCGCGGCTGGGTTGGGAGGTGGTCGAGGATCTGGTCTACGAAGATTTGCCGGTGACGATCATGAAGTACACTTTCGCCGACTGA
- a CDS encoding sulfite exporter TauE/SafE family protein — translation MDLANFGLVIAGLVVGFIVGMTGVGGGSLMTPILLWFGINPATAVGTDLLYAAITKSSGVLVHRKNKNIDWAITGWLTLGSVPAVAMTLWFLSTLHTAPDAMNAIIKQALGFVLFATALAIFFKKRLLEFAHKRAGGNYNPSGSRLNVMTVITGLILGTMVALTSIGAGALGTVALFILYPLLPTRRLVGTEIAHAVPLTLVAGLGHASMGNMDWGVLGFLLVGSLPGIWLGSHLTGRISDEVLRPCLATMLVLIGYKLAF, via the coding sequence ATGGATTTGGCAAATTTCGGCCTGGTGATTGCCGGGCTGGTGGTGGGTTTTATCGTCGGCATGACCGGTGTCGGCGGCGGTTCCTTGATGACGCCGATCCTGCTGTGGTTCGGCATCAACCCGGCAACAGCGGTGGGCACCGACCTGCTGTACGCGGCCATCACCAAATCCAGTGGTGTGCTCGTCCATAGAAAGAACAAGAACATCGATTGGGCCATTACCGGCTGGCTGACCCTCGGCAGCGTGCCGGCGGTGGCCATGACCCTGTGGTTCCTCAGCACCCTGCACACCGCGCCGGACGCGATGAACGCCATCATCAAGCAGGCGTTGGGCTTCGTGTTGTTCGCGACGGCGCTGGCGATTTTCTTCAAGAAGCGCCTGCTCGAATTCGCCCACAAACGCGCGGGTGGCAACTACAACCCGAGCGGTTCGCGGCTGAACGTGATGACCGTGATCACCGGTCTGATCCTCGGCACCATGGTTGCCCTGACCTCGATCGGCGCTGGCGCCCTGGGCACGGTCGCGCTGTTCATCCTCTACCCGCTGCTGCCGACCCGCCGTCTGGTCGGCACCGAAATCGCTCACGCTGTGCCGCTGACGCTGGTGGCAGGCCTTGGCCATGCGAGCATGGGCAACATGGATTGGGGCGTGCTGGGCTTTTTGCTGGTGGGTTCGTTGCCGGGTATCTGGCTCGGCAGCCACCTGACCGGGCGCATCTCCGATGAAGTGCTGCGCCCATGCCTGGCGACGATGCTGGTGTTGATCGGTTACAAATTGGCGTTTTGA
- a CDS encoding DUF1810 domain-containing protein: MRSTDQYDPFNLQRFVQAQDPVFERVQRELDEGRKRSHWMWFVFPQFAGLGGSEMSRRYAIGSAEEARAYLDHPLLGARLRTCTQLVLNVQQRSIAEIFGHPDDLKFHSSMTLFAQFTADDSLFNQALERYFHGILDEWTLQLLDSKQAQLPPDQG, from the coding sequence ATGAGAAGCACTGATCAGTACGACCCCTTCAACCTGCAACGATTTGTCCAGGCCCAGGACCCGGTGTTCGAACGGGTCCAGCGTGAACTCGACGAGGGCCGCAAACGCAGCCACTGGATGTGGTTTGTCTTCCCGCAGTTCGCCGGGCTGGGCGGCAGCGAAATGTCCCGACGCTATGCCATCGGTTCGGCCGAAGAGGCCCGAGCCTATCTGGATCATCCGTTGCTCGGGGCGCGGCTGCGCACCTGCACGCAACTTGTATTGAATGTTCAGCAACGCTCGATCGCCGAGATTTTCGGCCATCCCGATGACTTGAAATTTCACTCCTCGATGACGCTATTCGCCCAGTTCACCGCTGACGACAGCCTGTTCAATCAGGCGCTGGAGCGCTATTTCCACGGCATTCTCGATGAATGGACGCTGCAGCTGCTCGACTCAAAACAGGCCCAGTTGCCCCCCGATCAGGGTTGA
- a CDS encoding aldo/keto reductase, which produces MRTLELAGVQVPVIGQGTWRMGEDRSAHKREVAALRTGIELGMTLIDTAEMYADGGAETVVGEAIAGLRDQVFLVSKVYPHNASRTGIPQACERSLRRLDTDYIDLYLLHWRGQYPLEETVEAFERLREEGKIGRWGVSNFDVDDLEELSSSACATNQVLYNLEERGIEFDLLPWCQHQRMPLMAYCPIGQGGAMLAEPLLKQIAISHGVTPAQVSLAWILRQDGVIAIPKAVRPEHVQLNAQAAQLQLEAGDLAALDQVFQAPQRKQRLAMV; this is translated from the coding sequence ATGCGTACTCTCGAGTTGGCCGGTGTGCAGGTGCCGGTGATTGGCCAGGGCACCTGGCGCATGGGCGAAGACCGTTCGGCGCACAAGCGTGAAGTGGCGGCGCTGCGCACGGGTATTGAGTTGGGCATGACCCTGATCGATACAGCGGAGATGTACGCCGACGGCGGTGCCGAAACAGTCGTCGGCGAGGCCATCGCCGGGCTGCGCGATCAGGTGTTTCTGGTGAGCAAGGTCTACCCGCACAACGCCAGCCGCACAGGCATCCCACAGGCTTGCGAGCGCAGCCTGCGTCGGCTCGACACCGATTACATCGACCTCTATCTGTTGCATTGGCGCGGCCAGTATCCGCTGGAAGAAACCGTGGAAGCGTTCGAACGCCTGCGCGAAGAAGGCAAGATCGGCCGCTGGGGTGTGTCGAATTTCGATGTCGACGACCTCGAAGAACTCTCCAGTTCAGCCTGTGCGACCAATCAGGTGCTCTACAACCTGGAAGAGCGTGGCATCGAATTCGATCTGCTGCCGTGGTGCCAACACCAGCGCATGCCGTTGATGGCCTACTGTCCGATTGGCCAGGGTGGCGCGATGCTGGCTGAACCGTTGCTGAAGCAGATCGCCATTAGTCATGGCGTCACTCCCGCACAGGTTTCGCTGGCGTGGATTCTGCGTCAGGATGGTGTGATTGCGATTCCCAAGGCTGTGCGACCGGAACATGTGCAACTCAATGCACAAGCGGCGCAGCTGCAATTGGAGGCCGGGGATCTGGCGGCGCTGGACCAGGTGTTTCAAGCGCCACAACGCAAGCAGCGACTGGCCATGGTCTGA